In Candidatus Methylomirabilis tolerans, the following are encoded in one genomic region:
- a CDS encoding nucleotidyltransferase domain-containing protein → MSTASAIHTIGTALFGKTQRALLGLFFVRPEQSFYLRQIVRTAGIGQGAAQRELGRWLEAGLLVRTRRGNQVHYQANTASPIFAELKGLAIKTAGVVEVLREALTGLADRITVAFVHGSVVRGTEKAGSDVDVVVVGAVTFSEVVAALHDAQEQLGREVNPTVYTVREFREKLDAGHHFLTATVSAPKLFLIGGDRELDRLGA, encoded by the coding sequence ATGAGTACGGCCAGCGCAATCCATACAATCGGCACAGCGTTATTCGGCAAGACGCAACGGGCGCTGTTGGGGTTATTTTTCGTGCGGCCGGAGCAGTCGTTTTATCTCCGGCAGATCGTACGCACGGCCGGAATCGGCCAGGGCGCGGCGCAGCGTGAGCTGGGGCGCTGGCTCGAAGCGGGGCTGCTTGTACGGACGCGACGCGGGAACCAGGTACATTACCAAGCCAATACGGCGTCACCGATCTTTGCCGAGTTGAAGGGTCTGGCGATCAAGACGGCAGGGGTGGTGGAAGTCTTGCGCGAGGCGTTGACCGGACTCGCCGATCGGATCACGGTGGCGTTTGTCCACGGATCGGTGGTGCGCGGCACAGAGAAGGCCGGAAGCGACGTGGATGTGGTGGTGGTGGGTGCCGTAACTTTCAGCGAAGTCGTCGCCGCCCTGCACGACGCACAGGAACAGCTCGGACGCGAGGTGAACCCGACAGTGTATACGGTGCGGGAGTTCCGTGAGAAGTTGGATGCCGGCCATCATTTCCTGACCGCCACGGTGTCGGCGCCGAAGCTGTTTCTGATCGGAGGTGATCGTGAGCTTGACCGATTGGGCGCGTAA
- a CDS encoding 2-dehydropantoate 2-reductase, whose amino-acid sequence MKVAVVGVGAVGGYFGGLLAKGGADVTFIARGKCLEALRTRGLTVRSAKGDFSVRVRATDDPTEIGTVDLLLFCVKSYDTESAIRQALPMVGQHTVILSLQNGIDNEEKIASLVGKEKVLAGVAYIGASVLEPGAVLHQEGGKIMFGEVAGDASERVIRLKAFFDRYDLPAEGSPDMKKILWTKLAWNAPFNAINTLVGGPVKTIIENPHTFELARRVTEEVVTVAHASGVPLAFELVWERNIRFSQSYDVKTSMLQDLEAGKPLECEALNGVIIKKAVECGLKAPYNFALYALLSGLRIAS is encoded by the coding sequence ATGAAGGTAGCGGTGGTGGGGGTGGGGGCAGTGGGGGGCTACTTCGGCGGCCTGCTGGCCAAGGGTGGCGCCGATGTGACCTTTATTGCCAGAGGGAAGTGCCTGGAAGCGCTCAGGACGAGGGGTCTTACGGTCAGGAGTGCGAAGGGAGACTTTTCTGTCCGCGTCCGCGCCACTGATGATCCCACAGAGATTGGTACCGTAGATTTGCTCCTCTTCTGTGTAAAATCGTACGATACCGAGTCGGCCATTCGCCAGGCGCTCCCAATGGTCGGGCAGCACACCGTCATCTTGTCGCTGCAGAACGGCATTGACAACGAGGAAAAGATCGCGTCCCTCGTTGGAAAAGAGAAAGTGCTCGCGGGGGTTGCCTACATCGGGGCGAGTGTGCTGGAGCCTGGGGCAGTCCTTCACCAGGAGGGCGGGAAGATTATGTTCGGTGAAGTGGCTGGCGACGCCAGCGAACGGGTTATCAGGCTCAAAGCATTCTTCGATCGATACGATCTGCCTGCTGAAGGCTCTCCTGATATGAAAAAGATTCTGTGGACGAAGCTCGCATGGAATGCCCCCTTCAACGCGATCAATACACTGGTCGGTGGTCCCGTCAAGACGATCATCGAGAACCCCCACACCTTCGAGCTGGCGAGGCGGGTGACGGAGGAGGTCGTCACTGTCGCGCATGCCTCAGGGGTCCCTCTGGCCTTTGAGCTGGTTTGGGAAAGGAACATCCGGTTTTCCCAAAGCTACGACGTGAAGACCTCGATGCTTCAAGACCTGGAGGCGGGTAAGCCCTTGGAGTGCGAAGCCCTTAACGGCGTCATTATCAAGAAGGCAGTCGAATGCGGCCTCAAGGCACCCTACAACTTCGCCCTCTATGCCCTCCTGTCTGGGCTTCGGATCGCGAGTTGA